From the genome of Phaeodactylum tricornutum CCAP 1055/1 chromosome 13, whole genome shotgun sequence, one region includes:
- a CDS encoding predicted protein, with the protein MAGPTPLNKKTIVKKRTKKFARHQSDLFLRIANSSWRKPKGIDGRVRRRFKGSIPMPSIGYGSDKQTRNVHPHGFKTVVINNVSELEMLMMHNRTYAATVAHSVSSRIRREIVERAEQLAIRVTNANAKLRAEEDA; encoded by the coding sequence ATGGCGGGTCCTACACCTCTTAATAAAAAGACCATTGTGAAAAAGCGAACGAAGAAATTCGCTCGTCATCAGTCCGACTTGTTTCTTCGCATCGCCAACTCTTCATGGCGCAAACCCAAGGGTATTGATGGCCGTGTCCGGCGCCGATTCAAGGGATCAATCCCTATGCCCTCTATTGGCTACGGGTCCGACAAACAGACGCGCAATGTCCACCCACACGGATTCAAGACTGTCGTGATCAACAATGTTTCGGAATTAGAAATGTTGATGATGCATAATCGTACTTATGCTGCTACGGTGGCCCATTCTGTTTCCAGCCGTATCAGACGGGAAATTGTGGAACGTGCCGAACAGCTTGCCATCCGTGTAACCAACGCAAACGCCAAGCTGCGGGCGGAGGAAGATGCTTAA
- a CDS encoding predicted protein — protein sequence MRVLTFLLTVLLLSVQGDATDSSYGSETYNNTFAVCSDSVIIVEQMSIVCDSPGAYYYGSKNYRNSATCRANDKARLQLLLQITQNLEVDSYIELYVKGYGTVEDATLYSSDPLCDTLTPASGKVCPSAGYYKLSESFWWGSQSDSYNYTFTPHVTLGMKSKKSKNNYDLGGANTDRCSGNTFVNWTTGVRKSASNTLFSFFVTFGILLVSVLSILAMGYFILRQSKAKSTALLEEEEDNKNNEYHKIAMLGNNKTLVNV from the coding sequence ATGAGAGTATTGACCTTTCTGTTGACCGTGCTTTTACTCTCAGTCCAGGGAGATGCAACTGACAGTTCGTACGGTAGTGAAACGTATAATAATACGTTTGCGGTATGTTCGGACTCCGTAATCATCGTAGAACAGATGTCGATCGTCTGCGACAGTCCTGGGGCTTACTATTACGGAAGTAAGAATTACCGCAACTCAGCAACATGTCGCGCCAATGATAAGGCTCGACTGCAGCTACTCTTGCAAATTACGCAGAATTTGGAGGTAGACTCGTACATTGAGTTGTATGTAAAAGGGTACGGTACCGTGGAGGACGCAACACTATATTCGAGCGATCCTTTGTGTGACACATTGACACCAGCAAGTGGGAAGGTATGCCCTTCTGCAGGCTATTACAAGTTATCGGAATCTTTCTGGTGGGGAAGTCAGAGCGACAGCTACAATTACACATTTACTCCTCACGTGACTCTCGGAATGAAGTCTAAGAAGAGCAAGAACAACTACGATCTCGGTGGAGCAAACACTGATCGTTGTTCGGGGAATACATTTGTCAACTGGACTACAGGTGTACGGAAGTCTGCGTCCAATACACTGTTTTCATTTTTCGTGACTTTTGGAATTTTACTTGTGAGCGTCCTTTCCATACTAGCGATGGGCTACTTCATTTTGCGTCAGTCCAAAGCAAAATCGACAGCACtcttagaagaagaagaggacaacaaaaacaacgaaTATCACAAAATCGCCATGCTTGGGAATAACAAGACTCTCGTCAACGTCTAA